The Chloroflexota bacterium DNA segment TCGCCCTCGCAGACGGTCTGCAGCCGCGCCTGCACGTCCCGCGGCGCGATGCGGCGGAAGTCGAAGCGCTGGCACCGCGAGACGATCGTCGCCAGCACCTTGTGCGGCTCCGTCGTGCACAGCACGAAGTAGGCCCACGGCGCGGGCTCCTCCAGCGTCTTCAGCAGCGCGTTGAAGGCGAAGTCCGTCAGCATGTGGACCTCGTCGATGATGTACACCTTGGCGCGCCCCCGCGCGGGCCCCGCCCCGAACACGCGCTCCTGCATGCTCCGCACGTCGTCGATGCCCCGGTGGCTCGCCGCGTCCATCTCGATGAGGTCGAGGGCGCGGCCCTCGCTCACGTCCGTGCAGAAGGAGCAGGTGTTGTCCGGGTCGCCGTCGTTCGGCCCGTTCGCCGGGTCGAGCCCCTCGCAGTTCAGCGCCTTGGCCAGGATGCGCGCGGCCGTCGTCTTGCCCGTCCCGCGCGGCCCGCAGAACAGGTACGCGTGCGCCACGCGCCCCTGGCTCACGGCCTGCCGCAGCGTCTGCACCACGGCGTCCTGCCCGGACACGTCCGCAAAGCGCTGGGGCCGCCACTTCCTGTAGAGGACCTGCTCCGCCACTGCTGCCTGCCTTGCCTGTTACGCCCCGGCCTTGGCCGGAGTCCGTGTCTTTTCGAGGGTGCCGGCTCGCTCGAGGGTGCCGGCTCTCGCAAGAGCGCCGGCTCTCTCAAGAGCCGCATCCTGCAGCGCGAACATCTCGCGCTCCTCATCGGGCTCCGCGTGGTCGTAGCCCAGGAGGTGCAGGACGCCGTGCGCCACCAGCATCTCCACCTCGGCCGCGGCGGGCCGCCCGGCCTCCCGCGCCTGCCGCTTCGCCTGCGGGTACGAGATCACCACCTCGCCGAGCTCCTCGATCCCGCCGTCCGGGCTGGGGAAGTCCGGGAAGTCCTCGTCGTCAGGCTCGTCCCCGCCGCCCGTGGCGGCGCTCTCCCCCATGTACGGCCCCGCGTGGTGCGGCGAGAACGACAGCACGTCGGTCACCGCCGACTCGCCCCGGTGCCGCTCGTTCAGCTCCAGCAGCGCCTCGTCGTCCGCGATGACCACGCTGACCTCGCGCCCGTCCGGCGACGCCCCGGCCGCCTCAAGCGCCGCCTCCGCGACTTCGCGCAAGCGACGCTGCGTGACGCAACGCCTGAATGACGGGAACACCAACACGCTGATGCGGGATGCACGGGGAGGCACTGAATCGCTCCGTTCTCTACCCCGCCCACAAGGACGGGCTGCCGCCGGGGCGGATGCTGAGGGGAATGGTAGCATAGCGAACCCCTCGCAAACAGGGCGGCGCGGAGCGGTTGCCAGCACAACCCACCCCGCGCCGGACGCTCCCGCAACGTGTCCCTGGAAGCTAGTCCTCTTCCGGCAGCAGCACCACCCGCATGTATTCGTCGAGGCTGAAGTAGCGCAGCGCCACTTCCTCGATGTCCTCCAGCGTCAGGGCCTCCAGCGCCGCCTCATAGTCGAGAATCGCCGCGAAGTCCTCACCCCGCTGCGCGGCTGACGTTATCTGGCCGAGCCAGAACCCGTTCTGCCGCAGGCTCTCCTCTCGACCGGACCGCAGCAGCTCCTTGGCCGTGTCCAGGTACTCCTGCTCGCCGCCGGCCCGCAGCCACTCCACTTCCTTCAGGACCTCGGCGAACAGCTCGTCCGTCCGCGCGGGGTCGCTGCCGAAGATGATGGAGATCAGGTACTCCGCGTCCGGCAGCGAGTTGCCGCCCGCGTTCGCCCAGATGCCGTAGGTGCCGCCGAGTTCCTCCCGCACCCGCTCTCGCAGCCGGATGCCCAGCATCTCGCCCGCGACGTTGAGCTTGAGGACCTCCCCGCGGCTCCACTCCAGGTCGCCCGCGTACACGACCACCGTGTTGGCCCGCGGCTCGATGCCGCTCCGCACGACGCGGTCCACCAGCCCCGTCGGTGGGTCGATGTCGTTGTCCCGCCACGCCTCCGCGCGCCCCGTCGTCGGCAGGCTCGCCAGGTACGTCGACGCCAGCGACCGCAACTCGTCCCAGTCGAACGCGCCGACGAATACGAACGTCGCGTCGCCCAGGTCCGCGAACCGGTCCGCGTACACCGCCTCGACGCGCTCCATGCTCAGCTCCTCCAGAAGCGCGACCGAAAGCGGACGCGCCCGGAAGTGGTCCTGGTACCGCACGATGTCGACGGTGTCGAAGAGCACGGCGTCCGGGTCGGCCGCGTTGATCTCGGCCATGCTCTGCAGCCGCGCCCGGTACCGGTCGAAGAAGGCCTCGTCGACGCGCGGCTGCGTCGCGTACAGCGAGATGAGTTGGAACATCGTCTCCAGGTCCTCCGGCGACGCGCTGCCCCGGAACCCCTCGAACAGCCGGTCGATGTAGGGCGCCACCGAGACCCGCTTGCCCGCCAGCAGCTTCTCCAGCGTGACGTTGTCGTGCGGCCCCACGCCGCTCCCGCCGACGATCGCCGCCGCATAGCGCGCCGAGACGTAGTCCTCGTCCTCCACCAGCGAGTGCCCCCGGGGCTGAACGCCCTGAACTCCACCTCGTCGTCGCGGAAGTCCGTCTGCTTGGCGATCACGGTGATGCCGTTCGACAGCGTCCACTGCTGCGCGCCGATCTCCCCCAACGGCTCCTCTGCGACGATGTTGCCCGCGCCCGGGATGACCTCCAGCAGCGGCACGTCGCCCACGGTGTCCGCGTAGGGCTCCACCTGTAGCGTGTTGGCCGTCAGGAGCTGCGCCAGCGTCGCGTCGGCCAGGGCGGTGTCGGTGCTGCCCTCGGTCTCCGCCGGCCGCACGATCAGCAGCGCGGTGTCCTCCAGGCTCGCCCATGACTCCGCCACCTCGCCGAACTCCTCCGCCGAGATCTCCGGCAGGTACTCCTGCACCAGCCCCCACTCGACCTCGATGCCCGGCGACGCCACCCCGTAGAGGAAGTGGTCTACGTACTCATTGATGTAGCTCTGCGTCGTCGTCTGCTCCCGCTGCTTGTAAGAGCTCTCATACGCCCGCTGCAGGTTGCTCTTCTCCCGCTCCAGCTCGCCCTCGGTGAACCCGTGCTGCCTGACGCGCTCCAGCTCCTCGAGCACTGCCGCCAGCCCCGCCTCGATGCCGCCCGTCTCGACCCAGCCGGAGAACGTCGCGATGTCCAGCGGCTCCGCGTACGGCCCTCGGCCCCCGTCCGCCAGCAAGTAGGGCGGATTCGCCGCCTTCGCGCGCTCGGACAGCCGCGCGTTCAGCATCTGGAACGCGAGCAGCTCCACCACGTACTCCCGGTACGCCGATTCGGTCGGCAGCGTCCGGGGGCTCAGTTTCTTGACCAGCACGAACTGCGTGCCCGGCGACTCGGCGTCGGTGAACACGTTGACCCACGGCGTCTGGTGGCCCGTGTAGTCGAATACCGGCCGCTCGGCGGCGGGCGCGGCGGCCGCGCGCTCCTGCATCGCCCCGCCCTCCGGCGGCGGCGCAAAGTGCTCCTTGATCTTCGCCTCGATGTCCTCCACGTCGAACGCTCCCACGGCGACGACGGCCATCAGTTCCGGCCGGTACCAGCGCTCGTAGAACGCCCGCAGGTCCTCCGCCGTCGCCCCTTCGACGACCGACGGCAGCCCGATGGGCGCCCGGATGGAGTAGGGCGACGTCCCGAAGATGAGACTCAACAGCGAGCTCTGGAAGCGTGACCCCCATCCTTGGCTCAGCCGCCACTCCTCCAGCACCACGTCCCGCTCCAAGTCGACCTCCTCCGGGTCGAACGAAATCGCGTACGCCCAGTCGCTGAGGATCTGGAAGGCCGTCTCAGTAACCTCGGGGTCGCCAGTTGGGAACTCAAAGAAGTACACCGTCTCATCGAAGCTCGTGTACGCGTTCAGGTCCGGCCCGAAGCCGCTCCCGATCGACTCCAGGTAGTCGACGATCTCCTGCTTCTCAAACCGCTCCGTCCCGTTGAACGCCATGTGCTCGACGAAGTGCGCCAGCCCGCGCTCGCTGTCCTCCTCCAGCACGGACCCCGCCTTCACGACCAGCGAGATCTTCCCGCGGTCTCGCGGCTCCTCGTTGTTCCGGATGTAGTAGCTCATGCCGTTGGATAGCGTCCCCTGCACCACCGCGGGGTCGAGCTCCAAGGGGACCTCGACGACCGGCTCCGGCGTCGGATCGGGCGTCGCCGTCGCGACGGGCGCCGGCGTTGGCGTGGGAACCGGGGTTGCAGGCGGCGCTACCGTCGCAGTGGCGGTCGGTGCGGGCGCAGCAGCCGTCGCCGTCGCCGTCGGCGCCGCCACGACGGTCGGCTCAGGCGCCGGTTCAGGCGTGGGCTCCTGTTCGCACGCCGCCCACACAACCGCCATCAGGGTAAGCAGAACAGCCACGATCGAAAGCTTGAACTTCACGCTCATTGCTCTCCTTGTCTCCTTGCGCAGTCCACGGGATGGGAAAAGTTGATAATGGAAGCGATTTCCTGCTGGCAGACACAAAACTGCCCGTCCAGTTCACTGCGTTGCAGATTGGACAGGCCGGACATCATTGTGTCACCCGCTCAATACCCCTGCAAGAGCCGCCGGGTAAC contains these protein-coding regions:
- the ybeY gene encoding rRNA maturation RNase YbeY yields the protein MREVAEAALEAAGASPDGREVSVVIADDEALLELNERHRGESAVTDVLSFSPHHAGPYMGESAATGGGDEPDDEDFPDFPSPDGGIEELGEVVISYPQAKRQAREAGRPAAAEVEMLVAHGVLHLLGYDHAEPDEEREMFALQDAALERAGALARAGTLERAGTLEKTRTPAKAGA
- a CDS encoding insulinase family protein, producing MAEINAADPDAVLFDTVDIVRYQDHFRARPLSVALLEELSMERVEAVYADRFADLGDATFVFVGAFDWDELRSLASTYLASLPTTGRAEAWRDNDIDPPTGLVDRVVRSGIEPRANTVVVYAGDLEWSRGEVLKLNVAGEMLGIRLRERVREELGGTYGIWANAGGNSLPDAEYLISIIFGSDPARTDELFAEVLKEVEWLRAGGEQEYLDTAKELLRSGREESLRQNGFWLGQITSAAQRGEDFAAILDYEAALEALTLEDIEEVALRYFSLDEYMRVVLLPEED
- a CDS encoding pitrilysin family protein, producing the protein MKFKLSIVAVLLTLMAVVWAACEQEPTPEPAPEPTVVAAPTATATAAAPAPTATATVAPPATPVPTPTPAPVATATPDPTPEPVVEVPLELDPAVVQGTLSNGMSYYIRNNEEPRDRGKISLVVKAGSVLEEDSERGLAHFVEHMAFNGTERFEKQEIVDYLESIGSGFGPDLNAYTSFDETVYFFEFPTGDPEVTETAFQILSDWAYAISFDPEEVDLERDVVLEEWRLSQGWGSRFQSSLLSLIFGTSPYSIRAPIGLPSVVEGATAEDLRAFYERWYRPELMAVVAVGAFDVEDIEAKIKEHFAPPPEGGAMQERAAAAPAAERPVFDYTGHQTPWVNVFTDAESPGTQFVLVKKLSPRTLPTESAYREYVVELLAFQMLNARLSERAKAANPPYLLADGGRGPYAEPLDIATFSGWVETGGIEAGLAAVLEELERVRQHGFTEGELEREKSNLQRAYESSYKQREQTTTQSYINEYVDHFLYGVASPGIEVEWGLVQEYLPEISAEEFGEVAESWASLEDTALLIVRPAETEGSTDTALADATLAQLLTANTLQVEPYADTVGDVPLLEVIPGAGNIVAEEPLGEIGAQQWTLSNGITVIAKQTDFRDDEVEFRAFSPGGTRWWRTRTTSRRAMRRRSSAGAAWGRTTTSRWRSCWRASGSRWRPTSTGCSRGSGAARRRRTWRRCSNSSRCTRRSRASTRPSSTGTGRGCRAWPRSTRPTRTPCSSTPSTSCGTRTTSGRVRFRSRFWRS